A genomic region of Halomonas aestuarii contains the following coding sequences:
- the lpxD gene encoding UDP-3-O-(3-hydroxymyristoyl)glucosamine N-acyltransferase has protein sequence MNQDARTLTLAEIAERLGARLKGDGERRVSGLATLRDATPDQVAFLANRAYLKDLPQTRAAAVLLAPDHGEACPVTRLELDNPYLGYAELSRLFDPLAGRTPAGIHPTAVVADDVRLGENVAIGPQAVVESGVELGDEVVVGPGCVVGADSCIGPGSRLHANVTVCHGVVIGHRAILHSGCVIGGDGFGFAHDGGRWHKIAQLGGVVLGDDVEVGSCSSIDRGALGDTVIGDDVKIDSQVQIAHNVQIGDHSALAGCVGIAGSTRVGKHCMLGGGVGLSGHLTIADGVQVTGMSLVTNSILEPGIYSSGTGSMDNAQWRRNAVRFKQLDDIARRLSRLEKAGRSS, from the coding sequence ATGAACCAAGACGCCCGAACCCTCACACTGGCCGAGATCGCCGAGCGCCTGGGAGCCCGCCTGAAGGGTGACGGCGAGCGGCGGGTGAGTGGCCTGGCCACGCTCCGGGACGCGACGCCGGATCAGGTGGCCTTTCTCGCCAACCGCGCCTACCTCAAGGATCTGCCCCAGACGCGGGCGGCGGCGGTGCTGCTGGCCCCCGACCATGGCGAGGCCTGCCCGGTGACGCGCCTGGAGCTGGATAACCCCTACCTGGGGTATGCCGAGCTGTCGCGCCTCTTCGACCCCCTGGCCGGGCGCACCCCGGCCGGCATCCATCCCACGGCGGTGGTCGCCGACGACGTCCGGCTGGGCGAGAACGTGGCCATCGGCCCCCAGGCGGTGGTCGAGTCCGGGGTCGAGCTGGGTGACGAGGTGGTGGTCGGCCCGGGTTGCGTGGTGGGGGCGGATTCGTGCATCGGCCCCGGCTCTCGCCTGCATGCCAATGTCACCGTCTGCCACGGAGTGGTGATCGGGCACCGGGCCATCCTGCACAGCGGCTGCGTGATCGGCGGCGACGGCTTCGGCTTCGCCCACGACGGCGGGCGCTGGCACAAGATCGCCCAGCTGGGCGGCGTGGTGCTGGGCGATGACGTCGAGGTCGGCAGCTGTTCGAGCATCGACCGCGGGGCGCTCGGCGACACCGTGATCGGCGATGACGTGAAGATCGACAGCCAGGTGCAGATCGCCCACAACGTGCAGATCGGGGATCACAGCGCCCTGGCCGGCTGCGTGGGCATCGCGGGCTCCACCCGGGTGGGCAAGCACTGCATGCTGGGCGGCGGGGTCGGACTCTCCGGCCACCTGACCATCGCCGACGGGGTGCAGGTCACCGGCATGAGCCTGGTGACCAATTCGATCCTCGAGCCCGGCATCTATTCGTCGGGCACCGGCTCCATGGACAATGCCCAGTGGCGTCGCAATGCGGTGCGCTTCAAGCAGCTCGACGACATCGCCCGTCGCCTGTCGCGGCTCGAGAAGGCCGGTCGCAGCAGTTGA
- the fabZ gene encoding 3-hydroxyacyl-ACP dehydratase FabZ, which yields MVMDINEIREYLPHRYPFLLVDRVTELTLGESIVAYKNVSINEPFFNGHFPHHPIMPGVMVVEALAQACGILGFKTVNKLPADGYVYYLVASDNVRFKRPVMPGDQLVLEARVERTKRGIWKFVCRATVGGELACEADITCAERKVA from the coding sequence ATGGTAATGGACATCAACGAGATTCGTGAATATCTGCCCCACCGCTACCCCTTCCTGCTGGTGGATCGGGTCACGGAGCTCACGCTGGGGGAATCCATCGTTGCCTACAAGAATGTCAGCATCAACGAGCCCTTCTTCAACGGCCATTTCCCGCACCACCCGATCATGCCCGGCGTGATGGTGGTCGAGGCCCTGGCCCAGGCCTGTGGCATCCTCGGCTTCAAGACCGTCAACAAGCTGCCCGCCGATGGCTACGTCTACTACCTCGTGGCCAGCGATAACGTGCGCTTCAAGCGCCCGGTGATGCCCGGCGACCAGCTGGTGCTGGAGGCCCGCGTCGAGCGCACCAAGCGCGGCATCTGGAAGTTCGTCTGCCGGGCTACCGTCGGCGGCGAGCTGGCCTGCGAGGCCGACATCACCTGTGCCGAGAGGAAGGTCGCTTGA
- the lpxA gene encoding acyl-ACP--UDP-N-acetylglucosamine O-acyltransferase, with amino-acid sequence MIHPTALIDPEARLADDVEVGPFTVIGPDVEIGAGSRIGPHVVIKGPTVLGARTRIFQFASVGEDCQDKKYAGEPTRLVMGDDNVIREGATLHRGTVQDRGETLIGSRNLFMAYVHVGHDCVIGNDCIFANQVTLAGHVSMGDFVIIGGLSAIHQFCRFGDHAMAGGGSIITKDTPAYVMINGNPAQAHGLNLVGLKRRGFSKEAIRALSEAYKLVYRQGLTTEQALAQIRARFSLPETERFAASIEASTRGIIR; translated from the coding sequence TTGATACACCCCACCGCCCTCATCGACCCCGAGGCGCGCCTGGCCGATGACGTCGAGGTCGGTCCCTTCACCGTGATCGGGCCCGATGTCGAGATCGGCGCCGGCAGCCGGATCGGTCCCCATGTCGTGATCAAGGGACCCACCGTGCTGGGCGCGCGGACCCGCATCTTCCAGTTCGCCTCGGTGGGCGAGGACTGCCAGGACAAGAAGTACGCCGGCGAGCCGACCCGCCTGGTGATGGGCGACGATAACGTCATCCGCGAAGGGGCGACGCTGCACCGCGGCACCGTCCAGGACCGCGGCGAGACCCTCATCGGCTCGCGCAACCTCTTCATGGCCTACGTCCACGTGGGCCATGACTGCGTGATCGGCAACGACTGCATCTTCGCCAATCAGGTGACCCTCGCGGGTCACGTGAGCATGGGCGACTTCGTCATCATCGGCGGCCTCTCGGCGATCCATCAGTTCTGCCGCTTCGGTGACCACGCCATGGCCGGCGGTGGCTCGATCATCACCAAGGACACCCCGGCCTACGTGATGATCAATGGTAACCCGGCCCAGGCCCACGGCCTCAACCTGGTGGGGCTCAAGCGGCGCGGCTTCTCCAAGGAGGCCATCCGGGCCCTGAGCGAGGCCTACAAGCTGGTCTACCGCCAGGGCCTGACCACCGAGCAGGCGCTCGCGCAGATCCGGGCGCGTTTCTCGCTGCCCGAGACCGAGCGCTTCGCCGCCTCCATCGAGGCCTCGACCCGCGGCATCATCCGCTGA